The following proteins are encoded in a genomic region of Hymenobacter siberiensis:
- a CDS encoding DUF983 domain-containing protein, protein MADSTTDTYELVDSTALALAQLRCPRCHQGKLFTHSALNLSKFAQMPAQCPVCSQTFEPEPGFYFGSMYITFGFNVATTLVLGVLIYYLMGNPDTWVYVSIVTAVTVLLTPVILRYSRAMMLYLFGGTRYNPNLARRGE, encoded by the coding sequence ATGGCCGACTCTACAACTGATACCTACGAACTCGTTGACTCCACCGCGCTGGCGCTGGCCCAGCTGCGCTGCCCACGCTGCCACCAAGGCAAGCTGTTCACCCACTCTGCCCTGAACCTCAGCAAATTTGCCCAGATGCCCGCGCAATGCCCCGTGTGCAGCCAGACGTTCGAGCCCGAGCCCGGCTTCTACTTCGGCTCGATGTACATCACCTTTGGCTTCAACGTGGCCACTACGCTGGTGCTGGGCGTGCTCATCTATTACCTGATGGGCAACCCCGATACCTGGGTGTATGTGAGCATCGTTACGGCCGTCACGGTGCTGCTTACACCAGTTATCCTGCGCTATTCACGGGCGATGATGCTGTATTTGTTTGGTGGCACCCGCTACAATCCCAACCTGGCCCGGCGGGGTGAATAG
- a CDS encoding transglutaminase-like domain-containing protein yields MNVSLLISPAIWVGLLGAAVHLPGLSAPGQPAAAPRSRTFVLTSTATVPVPPAGTKTLDLWLPVPHTDASQEVRDLKIESPVPYKIEQGEYGTQMLHLRAATVPTAPLVVKLTAQITRCEHLNLRANAPTAKFVKEKTDPNLARWLAPDRLVPLDPTIHQQAEEVVAKAGAKTPLEKARAIYEHVVSTVTYDKTGQGWGRGDIYYACDARHGNCTDFHAIIIGYCRSLGIPARFSIGLPLPAERGHGEIKGYHCWAEFFTPETGWVPVDASEAAKNPDKRAYFFGAHDENRVEFTRGRDVQLTPRQAGPPLNYFVYPYAEADGQPLEVARKYEFLDITAQ; encoded by the coding sequence GTGAACGTTTCGTTGTTGATTTCCCCCGCCATTTGGGTGGGGCTGCTGGGTGCGGCCGTGCACCTGCCGGGCCTGAGTGCCCCGGGCCAGCCGGCCGCCGCGCCGCGTAGCCGCACCTTCGTGCTCACCAGCACCGCCACCGTGCCCGTGCCCCCGGCCGGCACCAAAACCCTGGATTTGTGGCTACCCGTGCCCCACACCGATGCCTCGCAGGAGGTGCGCGACCTCAAAATTGAGTCGCCGGTGCCCTACAAAATCGAGCAGGGCGAATACGGTACCCAGATGCTGCACCTGCGCGCCGCCACCGTGCCTACCGCGCCGCTGGTGGTGAAGCTCACCGCCCAAATCACGCGCTGCGAGCACCTCAACCTGCGCGCCAATGCGCCCACGGCCAAATTCGTCAAGGAAAAAACCGACCCCAATCTGGCCCGCTGGCTGGCCCCCGACCGCCTCGTGCCGCTCGACCCCACCATTCATCAGCAGGCCGAAGAAGTGGTGGCCAAAGCCGGAGCCAAAACGCCGCTCGAAAAAGCCCGCGCCATCTACGAGCACGTGGTGAGTACCGTGACCTACGACAAAACCGGCCAGGGCTGGGGGCGCGGCGATATCTACTACGCCTGCGACGCCCGGCACGGCAACTGCACCGATTTCCACGCCATTATCATCGGCTACTGCCGCAGCCTGGGCATTCCGGCGCGCTTCAGCATTGGGCTGCCGCTGCCCGCCGAGCGCGGCCACGGCGAAATCAAAGGCTACCATTGCTGGGCCGAGTTCTTCACCCCGGAAACTGGCTGGGTGCCCGTCGATGCCTCCGAAGCCGCTAAGAACCCCGACAAGCGCGCCTACTTCTTCGGGGCCCACGACGAAAACCGCGTCGAGTTCACTCGGGGCCGTGATGTGCAGCTGACGCCCCGGCAAGCTGGTCCGCCCCTCAATTACTTCGTGTACCCCTACGCTGAAGCCGATGGCCAGCCGCTGGAAGTAGCCCGGAAATACGAGTTTTTGGATATCACGGCGCAGTAG
- a CDS encoding Ig-like domain-containing protein: MKNRLLFYLLLLVSIIGARAGQAAIITTSVLNGPNFCQSTVVRVSYTVSGSLDPTNVFTAQLSDETGSFAAPVAIGSLSGTAGGTINGALPVGVVTGSGYRVRVVASSPATIGPDNGQDLTITNIGTVTAGSNSPLCVGGNLLLTATTVPGASYAWTGPSGFTSLLQNPTLSNVAVNRSGTYTVTASANGCSATSSVSVTVNALPNASVTPQAVAICAGQSVTLNASGGASYSWSPAAGLSSTTVASPTATPTASTIYTVTVTNAAGCASTSQTTVTVRATPSLTVSPSQTICAGSSTTLTASGAQNYTWSPSTGLNNPRVANPIASPTVTTTYTLTGDNGNCSATATVTITVEPLPAPSAGPDRVLCSGQTAQLGTAPVSGLTYSWSPSTGLSSTSSAQPTLTGTNTGTAPRVTVYTLTAVSANGCVGSSTVRVTVNPVVTVNAGTAQTFCSGGSASLGGSAAVAGYTYSWSPATGLANASAAQTTVSLTNATGAAITTTYTLTASSNGCSNTSTVAVTVNPATSAAFTYNAASYCQSSANPTPTISGNAGGTFTAPSGLTINAATGQLNLAASTAGTYAVTYSVGGPCPSTSTQQVTVATPGAAGFSYASAAYCASGANPTATLVAGAAAGAFTALPTGLSLNASTGAINLAASQPGTYTVTNTVSANGACQAASATTQVSISAVPAAALAVSGATTFCQGNSVTLTANGGSTGATYQFLLNGQAIAGAVSATYAATQGGTYSVVITNPGSCTATSAGTTLTVNPVATPTLAYGATSYCQNGGNNPGPTVSIAGGTYASTTGLSLNAATGAINLAASAPGTYTVSYSAGSPCPGTATASITINAAPSAAFAYASSTFCASGGSASPTLAGTSGGTFAAPAGLSLNTTTGTIDPASSTAGTYTVTYTVGSTCTAMATTAVTITTAPAAAFSYPVTSYCAAAQGNVAPVFGSGASAGTFSSTTGLSLNLASGVVNLAASQAGTYTVTNTIPASGSCAATTATAPITISAAPVATLVAAGPTAICQGSAVLLTAGGGGAGATYQFLLNGQPIAGATTATYSASAAGSYAVVISSGSGCAATSPATAVTVNPATSATFSYAATGYCLSSATATPSIAGTTGGTFASTAGLSLNAGTGTIAPASSTPGTYTVTYSVGGSCPSSSTATITISAPASAAFSYASASLCATGTATPALATGAIAGTFSATTGLSLNAGTGAINLDASTPGTYTVTNTVSSAGACGGATSTATLTINALPTRPTLTAQYNGPTTTLTSSAAIGNQFYFNGVAIAGAAGLTYVVNSAAQLGSYTVTTTSAQGCTSLPSVALVVTATARQLAAAALQVYPNPTPDGKLTIELSGTHQPTQLTVLNAVGQVVYRAALPATAAAQQPIDLSALPSGVYLLRATSADGTATRRFVRE; this comes from the coding sequence ATGAAAAACCGTTTACTCTTTTACTTGCTGTTGCTGGTCAGCATCATCGGGGCCCGCGCGGGCCAGGCCGCTATCATCACTACTTCGGTGCTGAACGGGCCGAATTTTTGCCAAAGTACCGTGGTGCGCGTGAGCTACACGGTGAGTGGCAGCCTCGACCCGACTAATGTGTTCACGGCCCAACTTTCGGACGAAACGGGCTCGTTTGCCGCGCCGGTCGCTATTGGTTCGCTGTCGGGCACGGCGGGCGGCACCATCAACGGTGCGCTGCCGGTGGGCGTGGTCACGGGCTCGGGCTACCGCGTGCGGGTAGTGGCCTCCAGCCCGGCCACCATCGGCCCGGACAATGGTCAGGACCTCACCATCACTAACATCGGCACCGTGACGGCGGGCAGCAACTCGCCCCTGTGCGTGGGCGGCAACCTGCTGCTCACGGCTACGACCGTGCCGGGGGCCAGCTACGCCTGGACCGGCCCGTCCGGCTTCACCTCGCTGCTGCAGAATCCCACGCTCTCGAACGTCGCCGTGAACCGTTCGGGCACCTACACCGTGACGGCCAGCGCCAACGGCTGCTCGGCCACATCATCGGTGAGCGTGACTGTGAACGCGCTGCCCAACGCCAGCGTAACGCCGCAGGCCGTGGCCATCTGCGCCGGCCAGTCCGTTACGCTGAATGCCAGCGGCGGCGCCAGCTACTCGTGGAGCCCGGCCGCCGGCCTGAGCAGTACCACCGTGGCCAGCCCCACGGCAACGCCCACGGCATCGACCATTTATACGGTGACGGTGACCAACGCCGCCGGCTGCGCCAGCACCTCTCAGACCACGGTGACGGTGCGTGCCACGCCGTCGCTCACCGTGTCGCCGAGCCAGACCATCTGCGCCGGTAGCTCGACTACGCTCACGGCCTCGGGTGCACAGAACTATACCTGGAGCCCCAGCACCGGCCTCAACAACCCCCGCGTGGCCAACCCCATCGCCTCGCCTACCGTCACGACTACCTACACCCTCACCGGCGACAACGGCAACTGCTCGGCCACGGCCACCGTGACCATTACCGTGGAGCCGCTGCCCGCCCCCAGCGCCGGTCCCGACCGGGTGCTCTGCTCGGGGCAGACTGCCCAATTGGGCACCGCGCCGGTGTCCGGCCTTACTTACAGCTGGTCGCCCAGTACGGGCCTGAGCAGCACCTCGTCGGCGCAGCCTACCCTCACGGGCACCAACACCGGCACCGCCCCGCGCGTTACCGTGTACACCCTCACGGCCGTTTCGGCCAATGGCTGCGTGGGCAGCTCCACGGTGCGTGTGACGGTGAACCCGGTGGTAACGGTGAATGCCGGCACGGCCCAGACGTTCTGCTCGGGCGGCTCGGCCTCCTTGGGTGGCTCGGCGGCCGTGGCTGGCTACACCTATAGCTGGAGCCCCGCCACCGGCCTGGCCAATGCCAGCGCGGCCCAAACCACGGTTTCGCTCACCAACGCGACCGGCGCGGCCATCACCACTACCTATACCCTCACCGCCTCCAGCAACGGCTGCTCGAACACCAGCACCGTGGCCGTGACGGTGAATCCGGCCACTTCGGCCGCCTTCACCTACAACGCGGCGTCGTACTGCCAAAGCAGCGCCAACCCTACGCCTACCATCAGCGGCAACGCCGGGGGCACGTTTACTGCTCCCAGCGGATTGACTATAAACGCCGCCACCGGCCAGCTTAACCTGGCCGCCAGCACGGCTGGTACCTATGCCGTGACGTACAGCGTGGGCGGGCCCTGCCCCAGCACCAGCACCCAGCAGGTAACGGTGGCCACGCCCGGCGCGGCCGGCTTCAGCTACGCCAGCGCGGCCTACTGCGCCAGCGGAGCCAACCCCACGGCCACGCTCGTAGCCGGCGCGGCGGCGGGTGCCTTCACGGCTTTGCCCACGGGTCTGAGCCTGAACGCCAGCACCGGGGCCATCAACCTGGCGGCCAGCCAGCCCGGTACCTACACTGTGACCAACACCGTATCTGCCAACGGGGCCTGCCAAGCGGCCTCGGCTACTACGCAGGTGAGCATCAGCGCGGTACCGGCGGCGGCGCTGGCCGTGAGCGGCGCCACCACTTTTTGTCAGGGCAATAGCGTGACGCTGACGGCTAACGGCGGCAGCACCGGGGCCACCTATCAGTTTCTGCTGAACGGCCAGGCTATTGCCGGCGCTGTTTCGGCCACCTACGCCGCCACGCAGGGCGGCACCTACAGCGTGGTCATCACCAATCCCGGCAGCTGCACGGCCACCTCGGCTGGCACCACCCTCACTGTGAATCCTGTGGCCACGCCCACCCTGGCCTACGGTGCCACGAGTTACTGTCAGAACGGCGGCAACAACCCCGGACCAACGGTTTCCATCGCTGGCGGTACGTACGCTTCAACCACCGGCCTGAGCCTGAACGCCGCAACCGGCGCGATTAATCTGGCCGCCAGCGCGCCCGGCACTTACACCGTGAGCTACTCGGCGGGCAGCCCCTGTCCGGGCACGGCCACGGCCAGTATCACCATCAACGCAGCCCCGAGCGCGGCATTTGCCTACGCATCGTCCACGTTCTGCGCCAGTGGCGGCAGCGCCTCGCCCACGCTTGCGGGTACCTCGGGCGGCACGTTTGCGGCCCCCGCCGGCCTGAGCCTGAACACGACCACCGGGACAATTGACCCCGCTTCCAGCACGGCCGGCACCTACACCGTGACCTACACCGTGGGCAGCACCTGCACGGCAATGGCCACCACTGCGGTCACCATCACCACGGCCCCGGCGGCGGCATTCAGCTACCCCGTCACCAGCTACTGCGCGGCGGCGCAGGGCAACGTGGCCCCGGTCTTCGGCAGCGGAGCCAGCGCTGGTACGTTCTCCTCCACCACCGGCCTGAGCCTGAACCTGGCTTCCGGCGTGGTGAATCTGGCGGCCAGCCAGGCGGGCACTTACACCGTCACCAACACCATTCCGGCGTCGGGCTCGTGCGCGGCCACCACGGCTACGGCTCCGATTACCATCAGCGCCGCGCCGGTGGCCACACTTGTAGCCGCCGGCCCGACGGCCATCTGCCAGGGCAGCGCGGTGCTGCTAACGGCCGGCGGCGGTGGGGCCGGGGCTACGTATCAGTTCCTGCTCAATGGCCAGCCCATTGCCGGGGCCACTACGGCTACGTATTCGGCCAGCGCGGCCGGCAGCTATGCCGTGGTCATCTCCAGCGGTAGCGGCTGCGCCGCTACCTCGCCCGCCACGGCCGTGACGGTGAACCCGGCCACCTCGGCCACGTTTAGCTACGCGGCTACCGGCTATTGCCTTAGCAGCGCTACCGCCACGCCCAGCATCGCGGGCACTACGGGCGGCACCTTTGCTTCGACGGCCGGCCTGAGCCTGAACGCCGGCACGGGCACCATTGCCCCGGCCAGCTCCACGCCCGGTACCTACACCGTGACGTACAGCGTGGGTGGCAGCTGCCCCAGCAGCAGCACGGCCACCATCACGATTTCGGCCCCGGCTTCGGCGGCCTTTAGCTACGCCAGCGCCTCGCTGTGCGCCACTGGCACGGCCACTCCGGCGCTCGCCACCGGGGCCATCGCCGGTACGTTCTCCGCTACTACCGGCCTGAGCCTGAATGCCGGCACAGGAGCCATCAACCTGGACGCCAGCACGCCCGGCACCTACACCGTGACCAACACGGTGAGCAGCGCCGGAGCCTGTGGCGGGGCCACGTCCACGGCTACGCTGACCATCAACGCGCTGCCCACGCGCCCAACGCTGACGGCTCAGTACAATGGCCCCACCACCACGCTCACCAGCAGCGCGGCCATCGGCAACCAGTTCTACTTCAATGGCGTAGCCATTGCCGGGGCCGCCGGTCTTACTTACGTGGTGAATTCGGCGGCCCAGCTGGGTTCCTATACCGTTACCACCACCTCGGCGCAGGGCTGCACCTCGCTGCCGTCGGTTGCGCTCGTGGTCACGGCCACGGCCCGGCAGTTGGCCGCCGCTGCGCTGCAAGTGTACCCCAACCCCACGCCCGACGGCAAACTGACCATCGAGCTGAGCGGCACCCACCAGCCGACGCAGCTCACGGTGCTCAACGCCGTAGGGCAGGTGGTGTACCGCGCCGCGCTGCCCGCCACTGCGGCCGCTCAGCAGCCCATCGACCTGAGCGCCCTGCCCAGCGGAGTGTATCTGCTGCGCGCTACCTCGGCCGACGGCACGGCTACGCGCCGCTTCGTGCGCGAATAG
- a CDS encoding helix-turn-helix domain-containing protein yields MKPTAPPVLALASFPGPLARTPYYCDRLESHVVRFPHVNAPHGHDFYLLLYITEGTGTHTVDLVTYELRPGSLFFLAPGQVHHWHPGLDARGFVVFFSADFYLFRYPGSGLYDFPFFDSAHPPVLYLPPTEAEIRPLIEHLFAEFTVPQPNQAEVFRAYLHLCLELAARHYAAPAPAEVGLAQQQIRQFGALLNQHYRSLRGVRDYAGLLHVSANHLNAQCRRVLNKTASDLIHERIITEARRLLSHSALGVAQVAYELGFEDASYFGRYFRKYTGRTPEAFRQQR; encoded by the coding sequence ATGAAGCCCACTGCCCCGCCGGTTCTTGCGCTGGCCTCGTTTCCGGGGCCGCTGGCCCGCACGCCTTACTACTGCGACCGGCTGGAAAGCCACGTCGTCCGGTTTCCGCACGTGAATGCGCCACATGGGCACGACTTCTACCTGCTGCTCTACATCACCGAAGGTACCGGCACGCACACCGTCGATTTGGTAACGTATGAGCTGCGGCCGGGCAGCCTGTTTTTTCTGGCTCCGGGGCAGGTGCACCACTGGCACCCGGGGCTGGATGCGCGCGGCTTCGTGGTGTTTTTCAGCGCCGACTTCTACCTGTTTCGCTACCCCGGCAGCGGGCTCTACGACTTTCCGTTTTTCGACAGCGCGCACCCGCCGGTGCTGTACCTGCCGCCCACCGAAGCCGAAATCCGCCCGCTCATCGAGCACCTCTTTGCGGAGTTCACAGTTCCGCAGCCCAACCAGGCAGAGGTTTTCCGCGCCTACCTGCACCTGTGCCTGGAGCTGGCGGCGCGCCACTACGCCGCCCCGGCCCCGGCCGAAGTGGGCCTGGCCCAGCAGCAAATCCGGCAGTTTGGGGCGCTGCTCAACCAGCACTACCGCAGCCTGCGCGGCGTGCGCGACTATGCAGGGCTGCTCCACGTATCGGCCAACCATCTCAACGCCCAGTGCCGCCGGGTGCTCAACAAAACGGCCAGCGACCTCATTCACGAGCGCATCATCACCGAGGCGCGGCGGCTGCTGAGCCACTCGGCACTGGGCGTGGCGCAGGTGGCCTACGAGCTGGGTTTCGAGGATGCGTCGTACTTCGGGCGCTACTTTCGTAAGTACACCGGCCGCACGCCCGAGGCGTTTCGGCAGCAGCGTTGA
- a CDS encoding DUF421 domain-containing protein yields the protein MCGDVLLLLATLRVTGRRGVRQLSIFELSIILALSSAAGDTMFYHDTPLLPVIIVFAVVSALYWLFNRLTEWFPVFGDWLEGKPVLLIEKSRINMKKPDSLNLTQKELFGELRQQQVEHLGQVRRAYMEATGNLSAYFFAPDAAAPGLPIWPELLAQSQHRVAAAGAHACGKCGEVRELARGEAALCPVCQGADWVPVCSAKREA from the coding sequence GTGTGTGGTGACGTACTGCTGCTGCTGGCCACGCTCCGCGTGACGGGCCGGCGCGGCGTGCGGCAGCTCTCCATTTTCGAGCTGAGCATTATTCTGGCGCTGAGCTCGGCGGCGGGCGACACCATGTTTTACCACGACACGCCGCTGCTGCCCGTCATCATCGTGTTTGCGGTAGTCAGTGCCCTGTACTGGCTATTCAACCGCCTCACCGAGTGGTTCCCGGTCTTCGGCGACTGGCTGGAGGGCAAGCCCGTGCTACTCATCGAGAAAAGCCGCATCAACATGAAAAAACCCGACAGCCTGAACCTGACGCAAAAGGAGTTATTCGGTGAGCTACGCCAGCAGCAGGTGGAGCACCTCGGCCAAGTGCGCCGCGCCTACATGGAAGCGACCGGCAACCTCAGCGCCTATTTCTTCGCCCCCGATGCGGCCGCGCCCGGCCTGCCCATCTGGCCCGAGCTGCTGGCCCAATCGCAGCACCGCGTGGCGGCGGCCGGCGCGCACGCCTGCGGCAAGTGCGGCGAAGTGCGGGAACTGGCCCGGGGCGAGGCCGCGCTTTGCCCGGTGTGCCAGGGCGCGGACTGGGTGCCGGTGTGCAGTGCGAAAAGGGAGGCGTGA